A stretch of the Streptomyces ortus genome encodes the following:
- a CDS encoding DUF6884 domain-containing protein: MQNKENRGRIRRDAALRNEGFSMRRPDGTRARRPLWDTGWGPERAVRYADRCARHVDADRLQLRVRGRAAVRLDFPYAAGRGPQRAVAALAVAAHFGLRARRLDRAGRALRVTGDAEEVARYTAALPRVLEHAEELASWAARMYGSWTRHSAHAAFFGALTAHGRRCHARTWRFAVFRAIVAVLTGPENTSVPEPDPAQLPWEQADAIAGGLGRYGWVDIRHAYNPADAVRLLDQAAPVPTPAAGRWPVDEARGEQLSLFDVPAAAPLPGGPVVVIPCSGPKLDHAALACELYTGTTHTHARRTADALTARGGTVLVLSALHGVLPLDRVIEPYDHTWEDPGSVTAEELRAQVAELGLTDADVVLLTPSRYTRRALDVWPHADTPLAHLGIGQQRGRLTALRARPERYATAA; this comes from the coding sequence ATGCAGAACAAGGAGAACCGGGGCAGAATCCGTCGGGACGCCGCTCTGCGGAACGAGGGCTTCTCGATGCGCCGCCCGGACGGCACCCGGGCCCGCCGCCCGCTGTGGGACACCGGGTGGGGTCCGGAGCGGGCCGTCCGCTATGCCGATCGCTGCGCGCGGCACGTCGACGCGGACCGCCTCCAGCTGCGCGTCCGTGGCCGCGCCGCGGTCCGTCTCGACTTCCCGTACGCCGCGGGCCGGGGACCCCAGCGCGCCGTCGCCGCTCTCGCCGTCGCCGCGCACTTCGGTCTGCGGGCCCGCCGCCTCGACCGGGCCGGGCGGGCGCTGCGGGTGACCGGCGACGCCGAGGAGGTGGCCCGCTACACCGCCGCACTGCCCAGGGTCCTGGAACACGCCGAGGAACTGGCCTCCTGGGCGGCCCGGATGTACGGGAGCTGGACCCGGCACAGTGCGCACGCCGCGTTCTTCGGCGCGCTGACGGCGCACGGGCGCCGCTGCCACGCCCGTACCTGGCGCTTCGCCGTGTTCCGCGCGATCGTGGCCGTACTGACCGGCCCGGAAAACACCTCCGTGCCCGAACCGGACCCCGCTCAGCTGCCCTGGGAGCAGGCCGACGCGATCGCCGGAGGTCTCGGCCGCTACGGCTGGGTCGACATCCGTCACGCCTACAACCCGGCCGACGCCGTCCGGCTGCTGGACCAGGCCGCCCCCGTACCCACCCCGGCCGCCGGACGGTGGCCGGTCGACGAGGCCCGCGGTGAGCAGCTGAGCCTCTTCGACGTGCCGGCCGCGGCGCCGCTCCCGGGCGGGCCCGTCGTCGTCATCCCCTGCTCGGGGCCCAAATTGGACCACGCCGCCCTGGCCTGTGAGCTGTACACCGGCACGACGCACACGCACGCACGCCGGACCGCCGACGCCCTCACCGCCCGCGGCGGGACCGTCCTGGTGCTCAGCGCGCTGCACGGCGTCCTGCCCCTGGACCGGGTCATCGAGCCGTACGACCACACCTGGGAGGACCCCGGCAGCGTCACCGCAGAGGAACTGCGCGCCCAGGTCGCCGAGCTGGGGCTGACCGACGCCGACGTCGTGCTGCTCACCCCGAGCCGGTACACCCGCCGCGCCCTCGACGTCTGGCCGCACGCCGACACCCCGCTCGCCCACCTCGGCATCGGACAGCAGCGCGGCCGCCTCACCGCCCTGCGCGCCCGCCCCGAGCGCTACGCCACCGCAGCCTGA
- a CDS encoding acyl carrier protein, giving the protein MAGRPMKPIPEDADPVLRAFVTDLRAFVDTAVAPGEAVSSLSSVSPPRIGRSTLMHALGGQRLPTMQTVQAIVDIVVRVRQLSHEERRELSGKWTLKWKRAMTLLGPAGSGESVEKPPFDSGTSATVARSAMGVDPVYYERTHEPRTENDPVADAVASLDQALLNLKQATRDVTRARAVLARATAVARSTTKTPQDSAAQYDDVLAELLQEGGDLEGAEAPGQQGAVHDAARALPILLRKDVGDPEALAQQLALLPVAQQEEVLAYLVLEHAAAALDRTSIQGLRESGTFEDAGFDSLTAIDLRNRLNHDFGLELPATLIFDHPTPSAVAAYVRELLAVRAAH; this is encoded by the coding sequence ATGGCCGGACGCCCCATGAAACCCATCCCCGAGGACGCCGATCCGGTGCTCCGCGCCTTCGTCACCGACCTGCGCGCGTTCGTCGACACCGCCGTCGCGCCGGGCGAGGCCGTGTCCAGCCTGTCGAGCGTCTCTCCCCCCAGGATCGGGCGGTCCACGCTGATGCACGCGCTCGGCGGCCAGCGGCTGCCCACCATGCAGACCGTGCAGGCCATCGTCGACATCGTCGTCAGGGTCCGCCAACTGTCGCATGAGGAGCGGCGCGAGCTGTCCGGGAAATGGACGCTCAAGTGGAAGCGCGCCATGACGCTGCTCGGCCCGGCCGGTTCCGGCGAGTCCGTGGAGAAGCCCCCGTTCGACTCCGGCACCTCCGCCACCGTTGCACGGTCCGCAATGGGCGTCGACCCGGTCTATTACGAGCGGACCCACGAGCCCAGGACCGAGAACGACCCGGTTGCCGACGCCGTCGCGTCCCTGGACCAGGCTCTGCTCAACCTGAAGCAGGCCACCCGCGACGTCACACGCGCACGGGCCGTACTGGCGAGGGCGACCGCGGTCGCGCGCTCCACGACAAAGACACCGCAGGACTCCGCAGCACAGTACGACGACGTCCTAGCCGAGCTGCTGCAGGAGGGCGGGGATCTGGAGGGTGCCGAAGCCCCCGGCCAGCAGGGGGCCGTCCACGACGCCGCTCGGGCTCTCCCGATCTTGCTGCGGAAGGACGTTGGAGACCCCGAAGCTCTCGCCCAGCAGCTCGCGTTGTTGCCCGTGGCACAACAAGAGGAAGTGCTGGCATACCTGGTGCTGGAACACGCCGCCGCAGCCCTGGATCGCACCAGCATCCAAGGTCTGCGGGAGTCGGGCACGTTCGAGGACGCCGGTTTCGATTCGCTGACCGCGATTGACCTGCGGAACAGGCTCAACCACGACTTCGGCCTCGAACTGCCCGCGACGCTGATTTTTGATCATCCGACCCCGTCCGCGGTTGCCGCATACGTGCGCGAGCTGCTCGCGGTACGGGCGGCTCATTGA
- a CDS encoding pentapeptide repeat-containing protein, giving the protein MDKPARHHRPSAGTPLPSADRRAAPRRAQPQGRRPGCGGGGDGARRSLRTAFVRREVLERSPLPTRARRVRDAGAAGSRRGALERLDPDRHCRSGVLRTPGRTLPLPRRTEHEGEARHGDPCRRVIRRLRVPQGAHRPHGTCARDLGATARRTRTTPLFDRPVPDGLGARPDAGPEPELAGADLSRADLAGANLVEADLTEVALVGTDLTEARLSWVDLI; this is encoded by the coding sequence CTGGACAAGCCTGCACGACATCACCGGCCCAGCGCTGGCACTCCTCTGCCCAGTGCCGACCGACGCGCTGCCCCGAGGCGTGCGCAACCCCAAGGACGCCGGCCGGGGTGTGGTGGCGGAGGGGATGGCGCTCGACGTTCCCTCCGCACAGCATTTGTTCGAAGAGAAGTTCTGGAACGGTCTCCCCTACCGACTCGGGCCCGACGCGTTCGTGATGCCGGAGCGGCCGGCTCCCGCCGAGGTGCACTCGAGCGGCTGGACCCGGACCGTCACTGCCGCAGCGGCGTTCTTCGGACTCCAGGGCGCACACTTCCCCTGCCTCGTCGTACTGAGCATGAGGGAGAAGCGCGGCACGGTGATCCCTGTCGACGAGTCATTCGACGTCTCCGAGTTCCTCAAGGTGCTCACAGACCGCATGGGACTTGCGCCCGCGACCTTGGGGCAACGGCTCGACGAACGCGAACAACTCCGCTGTTTGATCGGCCAGTACCAGACGGGCTTGGAGCCCGCCCAGACGCAGGCCCTGAGCCGGAACTCGCGGGGGCCGACTTGTCCAGGGCGGATCTCGCGGGGGCCAACCTGGTCGAGGCGGATCTCACAGAGGTCGCCCTGGTGGGGACGGATCTCACGGAGGCCCGCCTGTCCTGGGTGGATCTTATTTAG
- a CDS encoding RICIN domain-containing protein — protein sequence MRAASGPLIPLVAIGAVLAGLLGPQPPAGNTVPGSLVGDSYDGFDAGAAEQLRQDQCLMGDSLRLGGPAMGALAQGGLNQTPEQLRVTAAREYWNHTPLAAAFQQDRDATGQNSAALNARLTAWKAPLAGLSTPAGFTDTGFAWPPGVPSGSGADFFDQVGYSKWLGEQYWKDESLFYQDPTPQADAATVKAVKDLGTPLYSDVDPNLPSDQWQQAYAESQAFEELVDGYDPMSADDARLFLAAGGFMRSAPMPGSLEFRLAVEDLKTRFAACSWRNPVDPSKVLGQVVATASAEWQQEITAQATERGKIFSDNRQATTALATGAKALGELLGQSWIADRLTRWQDYWSAGGPGWVGDSPMVVHIHAASDKCLEVGGNSKADGAVVQMYTCNSGANQKWQIANNALVNVSSGKCLDVKSSGTADGTVIQQWTCNQSGAQKWEYTTRGTTRLYNTGTGKCLDMHTYANSQDAWTWTCNGSDPQKFDIVPSGHNGTSDVFYPTQAQFTQAAKGITDARAAAKTQLEVLSKQAQSAGIAAVETDEHLKAAYAIADRDGAPRGRALLVGQQKAQVTKASAAALTAMMQAGQTAEAATRASAGDSATITARAVTQAAATQAAFRNAAAKASREQAKASADAAAVQAKNAKDSRDAAKTKLAETKAAEADAKAAAATAHAKRLAAETEEATAKAEKATAAQKQAEAAQHKTNAQAQASKAQTAKDKADTADTTATEKRQGAETARDKARDLRDDAWEAESKANASRAKADAKEAYAQASESEDNAHEARQAANEADAAADTAETAAASARSEADLATQAAADADAAATRAEAAAKRARSDSDDARAAKLKADAAVRTATSAAADAIKASRSAATAARTADELADDAEKAAADAKTQADASKKDAATALAGATKAAGYAYTTAQAAVDAGNSAAQVAAPANDAIQLGSPYITSDSAAGLAVLTGQSSKTIAEQQQAVADAHAKNASEAAAQAQSTANAASGDSKAAYTLAAEAAAFSAAARASAKEALGYAAEAATYAAQATQSLARTIEYDQQATEDAAAADRAAGRAEGYADDARDSADEAALDAEAARKAATEAEQAATDARKAADHAAIEAAAAEEAAKDAQKYADSAQQAAEEAERKKNAQQIETGTVVDEVGTSIGNMFYVTDHTDPVGDPKVVEKSAGCDGFIDKLFYKGDCTITTEIRFKATLDLYLCEAEGLSSDDLNETRYVCPASATVYLGTHPTKELSTKVTHTITIAEYQRGVDPVDILFGSWIKCVQKIAPGGANGSLSGCGWAAVDVASLFAGKILRPIADAVKAVDASARTGIAFTDAIRGLRALSLSDEAVAGITRVAFQKLESLCLKDSFPAGTRVLLSDGRSKPIDEINVGDKVLATDPDASSTRPASVTATFSHPADQLRQISVAGGGKILTTPGHRIYVPGRGWVKASDLRAGDSLRSATGTLNAVTGILPVIAPQRVWDLSVADLHSFYVLAGSTPVLVHNVNCASYIDVYPSGLGIIADINKDGLVSFVITAGKDTPKGSEMFNAALAHFGDDVKGVKAYWQNGGALSDNLNSFNAAIRGGASLEEASLATFTGKMSSRAGFTHVEIIELRGLPGSYTEVGAVFR from the coding sequence GTGCGTGCCGCGTCCGGGCCTCTCATTCCGCTGGTCGCCATCGGCGCGGTGCTGGCCGGGCTGCTCGGCCCCCAGCCTCCGGCCGGCAACACGGTGCCCGGCAGCCTGGTCGGCGACAGCTACGACGGCTTCGACGCCGGTGCCGCCGAGCAGCTGCGTCAGGACCAGTGCCTCATGGGCGATTCCCTGCGGCTGGGCGGGCCCGCGATGGGCGCCCTCGCGCAGGGCGGCTTGAATCAGACGCCTGAGCAGTTGCGCGTCACGGCTGCCCGCGAGTACTGGAACCACACTCCGCTGGCCGCGGCATTCCAGCAGGACAGGGACGCGACCGGCCAGAACAGCGCGGCCTTGAACGCACGACTGACGGCATGGAAGGCGCCGCTGGCCGGTCTGTCGACGCCCGCGGGCTTCACCGACACCGGGTTCGCCTGGCCTCCCGGTGTGCCCAGCGGCAGCGGGGCGGACTTCTTCGACCAGGTCGGCTACTCCAAGTGGCTCGGGGAGCAGTACTGGAAGGACGAGAGTCTCTTCTACCAGGACCCCACCCCGCAGGCCGACGCGGCGACGGTCAAGGCGGTCAAGGACCTGGGCACCCCGCTGTACTCGGACGTGGATCCGAACCTGCCGAGCGATCAGTGGCAGCAGGCGTACGCCGAGAGTCAGGCGTTCGAGGAGCTGGTCGACGGCTACGACCCGATGAGTGCCGACGACGCCCGGCTCTTCCTGGCCGCGGGCGGCTTCATGCGCAGCGCCCCCATGCCGGGCAGCCTTGAATTCCGGCTCGCCGTGGAGGACTTGAAGACTCGGTTCGCGGCCTGCAGTTGGCGCAACCCCGTCGACCCGAGCAAGGTGCTGGGCCAGGTCGTCGCCACTGCCTCCGCCGAGTGGCAGCAGGAGATCACCGCGCAGGCCACCGAGCGCGGGAAGATCTTCTCCGACAACCGTCAGGCGACCACGGCGCTGGCCACCGGCGCGAAGGCGCTGGGCGAGTTGCTCGGTCAGTCCTGGATCGCCGACCGCCTCACCCGCTGGCAGGACTACTGGTCGGCCGGCGGCCCCGGCTGGGTCGGTGACAGCCCGATGGTCGTCCACATCCACGCCGCGTCCGACAAGTGCCTGGAAGTGGGCGGCAACTCGAAGGCCGACGGCGCGGTCGTCCAGATGTACACGTGCAACAGCGGCGCCAACCAGAAGTGGCAGATCGCCAACAACGCCCTGGTGAACGTCAGCTCCGGCAAGTGCCTGGACGTGAAGAGCTCCGGCACCGCTGATGGCACCGTCATCCAGCAGTGGACGTGCAACCAGAGCGGCGCCCAGAAGTGGGAGTACACCACCCGCGGCACCACCCGGCTGTACAACACCGGCACCGGCAAATGCCTGGACATGCACACCTACGCCAACAGCCAGGACGCCTGGACCTGGACCTGCAACGGCAGTGACCCGCAGAAGTTCGACATCGTGCCCTCCGGGCACAACGGCACCAGCGACGTCTTCTACCCCACCCAGGCCCAGTTCACCCAGGCCGCCAAGGGCATCACCGACGCCCGGGCCGCCGCCAAGACCCAGCTGGAGGTGCTGAGCAAGCAGGCGCAGAGCGCAGGCATCGCCGCCGTCGAGACCGACGAGCACCTCAAGGCCGCCTACGCCATCGCCGACCGCGACGGCGCTCCCCGCGGCCGGGCCCTGCTGGTGGGACAGCAAAAAGCCCAGGTGACCAAGGCGTCGGCCGCGGCGCTGACCGCCATGATGCAGGCCGGCCAGACCGCCGAGGCCGCCACCCGCGCCTCGGCCGGCGACAGCGCCACCATCACCGCCCGGGCGGTGACCCAGGCCGCCGCCACCCAGGCCGCGTTCCGCAACGCCGCCGCCAAGGCCTCCAGGGAACAGGCCAAGGCCTCGGCCGACGCCGCCGCGGTGCAGGCCAAGAACGCCAAGGACTCCCGCGACGCCGCTAAGACCAAACTCGCCGAGACAAAGGCTGCTGAAGCGGACGCCAAGGCCGCCGCGGCCACCGCGCACGCCAAACGGCTCGCCGCGGAAACCGAGGAAGCCACCGCGAAGGCCGAGAAGGCGACCGCCGCCCAGAAGCAGGCGGAAGCCGCCCAGCACAAGACCAACGCCCAGGCACAGGCGTCCAAGGCACAGACGGCCAAGGACAAGGCCGACACCGCCGACACCACCGCCACCGAAAAACGGCAGGGAGCCGAAACCGCCCGCGACAAGGCCAGAGACCTGCGGGACGACGCCTGGGAAGCGGAGAGCAAGGCCAACGCCAGCCGGGCCAAGGCCGATGCAAAGGAGGCCTACGCGCAGGCCAGCGAATCCGAGGACAACGCACACGAAGCCCGGCAGGCGGCCAATGAAGCCGATGCCGCCGCCGACACCGCGGAAACCGCCGCAGCCAGTGCACGCTCGGAAGCTGACCTGGCCACCCAGGCCGCGGCCGACGCCGACGCGGCGGCGACACGGGCCGAAGCCGCCGCCAAGCGCGCCCGCTCCGACTCCGACGACGCCCGGGCCGCGAAACTGAAGGCCGACGCAGCCGTGCGCACCGCGACCAGCGCGGCCGCGGACGCCATCAAGGCCTCCCGGAGTGCAGCCACCGCCGCCCGCACCGCCGACGAACTCGCCGACGACGCCGAAAAGGCCGCCGCCGACGCCAAGACACAGGCCGACGCATCCAAGAAGGACGCCGCCACCGCACTGGCCGGCGCGACCAAAGCCGCCGGATACGCCTACACCACCGCCCAGGCCGCAGTGGACGCCGGCAACTCCGCAGCCCAGGTCGCCGCACCGGCCAACGACGCCATCCAGCTCGGCTCCCCGTACATCACCAGCGACTCGGCCGCCGGACTCGCCGTCCTGACCGGCCAGTCCTCCAAGACGATCGCCGAACAGCAACAAGCCGTCGCCGACGCCCACGCGAAGAACGCGTCGGAGGCCGCCGCCCAGGCACAGAGCACGGCCAACGCGGCATCCGGCGACTCCAAAGCGGCCTACACGCTGGCCGCAGAGGCCGCCGCCTTCTCCGCGGCAGCCCGCGCCTCAGCTAAGGAAGCCCTCGGATACGCCGCAGAAGCCGCCACGTATGCGGCGCAGGCCACCCAGTCCCTCGCGCGCACCATCGAATACGACCAACAGGCCACCGAAGACGCCGCAGCAGCAGACCGGGCGGCGGGCCGGGCCGAGGGCTACGCCGACGACGCCCGCGACTCCGCGGACGAAGCCGCCCTCGATGCCGAAGCCGCCCGCAAAGCCGCAACCGAGGCAGAGCAGGCGGCCACGGACGCCCGCAAAGCCGCCGACCATGCCGCCATCGAAGCAGCGGCAGCCGAAGAGGCAGCCAAGGACGCCCAGAAGTACGCCGACTCAGCCCAGCAGGCGGCCGAGGAGGCCGAACGCAAGAAGAACGCCCAGCAGATCGAGACCGGAACCGTCGTCGACGAGGTCGGCACCTCCATCGGCAACATGTTCTACGTCACCGACCACACCGACCCGGTCGGCGATCCGAAGGTCGTGGAGAAGTCTGCCGGCTGCGACGGCTTCATCGACAAACTGTTCTACAAGGGCGACTGCACGATCACCACAGAGATCCGGTTCAAAGCCACTCTGGACCTGTACCTGTGCGAGGCCGAAGGCCTGTCCTCCGACGACCTCAACGAGACACGCTACGTGTGCCCCGCCAGCGCCACGGTGTACCTGGGAACACACCCGACCAAGGAGCTGTCCACCAAGGTCACACACACCATCACGATTGCCGAGTACCAAAGGGGCGTCGACCCGGTCGACATCCTGTTCGGCAGCTGGATCAAGTGCGTCCAGAAGATCGCCCCCGGCGGCGCGAACGGAAGCCTGAGCGGATGCGGCTGGGCAGCCGTGGACGTCGCGAGCCTGTTCGCAGGAAAGATTCTCAGGCCCATCGCCGACGCGGTCAAGGCGGTGGATGCCTCCGCCAGGACCGGCATTGCGTTTACCGACGCAATCAGGGGGCTGCGCGCACTCAGCTTGTCGGACGAGGCCGTCGCGGGAATCACCAGGGTGGCGTTCCAGAAACTGGAGAGCCTCTGCCTGAAGGACAGCTTCCCCGCTGGCACACGAGTTCTTCTGTCTGATGGCCGGTCCAAACCGATCGACGAAATCAACGTCGGCGACAAGGTACTTGCTACCGACCCGGATGCCAGCAGCACTCGCCCGGCATCTGTGACGGCGACGTTTTCCCACCCGGCTGACCAACTCCGTCAGATCAGCGTCGCCGGTGGGGGGAAGATCCTCACCACACCCGGGCACCGGATCTATGTTCCGGGCCGCGGCTGGGTAAAGGCATCCGACCTGCGGGCAGGCGATTCACTCCGCTCTGCGACCGGTACGCTGAACGCCGTCACGGGAATTCTTCCAGTGATCGCACCGCAACGGGTATGGGACCTGAGTGTTGCAGACTTGCACAGTTTTTACGTGCTCGCAGGCAGCACTCCGGTGCTCGTTCACAACGTCAACTGCGCCTCTTACATTGACGTCTACCCGAGCGGTCTCGGAATCATCGCCGACATCAATAAGGACGGACTCGTCTCGTTTGTCATAACCGCAGGTAAAGACACCCCCAAGGGTAGCGAGATGTTCAACGCCGCGCTCGCCCACTTCGGCGACGACGTCAAGGGCGTCAAGGCGTACTGGCAAAACGGCGGAGCGCTCAGCGACAACCTCAACTCCTTCAATGCGGCTATTAGAGGTGGCGCCTCTCTGGAAGAGGCGTCACTGGCCACATTCACTGGGAAAATGTCTTCGAGGGCAGGATTCACGCATGTAGAGATAATCGAGCTCAGAGGCCTACCTGGCAGCTACACAGAGGTAGGAGCTGTTTTCCGATGA
- a CDS encoding NUDIX hydrolase, translating into MTATAGFLVVPPLDLTPGTLLVAVGPGASGKSTYAVTTAAVDVVVEQPPADGANAWHYTADVVAVDPDGRVLLIERRWEPFTGCWALPGGHLDEGEDSRHAAARELAEEAGVRVDAADLTLIGTYDAPGRDPRGRYSTDAYLARVPADTVAVADDDAANVRWVELSSAEEDGTLAFDHADILRVAGRMLTGGDAGGGHLTPLT; encoded by the coding sequence ATGACGGCGACCGCGGGCTTCCTGGTCGTCCCACCCCTCGACCTGACCCCCGGCACGCTGCTGGTCGCGGTCGGCCCCGGAGCCTCCGGCAAGTCGACGTACGCCGTCACCACCGCGGCGGTCGACGTCGTGGTCGAGCAGCCGCCCGCCGACGGAGCGAACGCCTGGCACTACACGGCCGACGTGGTGGCGGTCGACCCGGACGGCCGGGTGCTGCTCATCGAGCGCCGCTGGGAGCCGTTCACTGGCTGCTGGGCCCTGCCGGGCGGGCACCTGGACGAAGGCGAGGACTCCCGGCACGCCGCCGCCAGGGAGCTGGCCGAAGAGGCCGGGGTCCGGGTCGACGCCGCCGACCTGACGCTGATCGGCACCTACGACGCTCCCGGCCGCGACCCGCGCGGGCGGTACAGCACGGACGCTTACCTCGCCCGGGTGCCCGCCGACACCGTCGCGGTGGCCGACGACGACGCGGCGAACGTGCGGTGGGTGGAACTGAGTAGCGCCGAGGAGGATGGCACCCTGGCGTTCGACCACGCCGACATCCTGCGCGTCGCCGGCCGCATGCTGACCGGCGGAGACGCCGGGGGAGGTCACCTGACCCCCCTGACGTAG
- a CDS encoding helix-turn-helix domain-containing protein → MTAVEAFAHQLRQLHAAAGAPSMRHMAARTGYGKSTISEAFAGRRLPTWPVVEQLAAALGADADDLRDRWVAARGRPDTTQPVPEWLTSVRTSADIPEITTSPSLEDAVAVAPTDPKQAIASSWEVLRVGALQLAHCYYGDIPGSWSSNVVETYQRAEKDGLLPAGVAAVANTVHYRHVGAQFPDEDLPSTAEILQVVVLAYRLAWEARDVVEIYAAANKPRS, encoded by the coding sequence GTGACCGCAGTTGAGGCCTTCGCCCACCAGCTCCGCCAGTTGCACGCCGCGGCGGGCGCGCCCTCCATGCGGCACATGGCGGCACGGACCGGGTACGGCAAGAGCACGATCAGCGAGGCCTTCGCGGGGCGGCGCCTGCCCACCTGGCCAGTGGTGGAACAGCTCGCCGCCGCACTCGGCGCAGACGCAGACGATCTGCGTGATCGGTGGGTGGCGGCCCGCGGGCGGCCGGACACAACGCAGCCGGTGCCCGAGTGGCTCACCTCCGTGCGCACCAGTGCCGACATCCCCGAGATCACCACCAGCCCGAGCCTTGAGGATGCGGTCGCGGTCGCGCCGACCGATCCGAAGCAGGCCATCGCGTCAAGCTGGGAGGTCCTGCGTGTGGGCGCCTTGCAGCTGGCGCACTGCTACTACGGCGACATCCCGGGGAGCTGGTCGTCGAACGTCGTGGAGACCTACCAGCGGGCCGAGAAGGACGGACTGCTGCCCGCCGGCGTCGCCGCTGTCGCCAACACAGTCCACTACCGGCACGTCGGAGCTCAGTTCCCCGACGAGGACCTGCCGAGCACGGCTGAAATCCTCCAGGTCGTCGTCCTCGCTTACCGGCTGGCCTGGGAGGCACGCGACGTTGTCGAGATCTACGCGGCGGCCAACAAACCCCGGTCGTAG